Proteins co-encoded in one Epinephelus moara isolate mb chromosome 13, YSFRI_EMoa_1.0, whole genome shotgun sequence genomic window:
- the lcmt1 gene encoding leucine carboxyl methyltransferase 1, whose amino-acid sequence MAARQPFTDSDTADEAVRATCDDATTCKRFATSKGYWKDPYIQYFARSVGERKAPEINRGYYARVQGVNHLLDAFIRKTECDCQVINLGAGLDTTFWRLKDENLMPRKFFEVDFPTVVARKIHNIKTKPPLSKPLIETHSTDSLLLDAHSLDSDRYCIIGADLRDISSLDEKLKKFQLNPELPTLLLSECVLVYMTPSQSSNVVHWAAETFHTAMFINYEQVNMSDRFGQVMIENLQRRQCTLAGVEACQSLDSQKERFLKTGWEHADALDMMTVYSMLPQEDVGRIERLEFLDERELLQQLLQHYSICWATKDKLNLGLSQLAF is encoded by the exons ATGGCAGCTCGGCAACCCTTCACAGACTCGGATACTGCAGATGAAGCAGTGAGGGCGACCTGTGACGATGCAACCACATGCAAAAG GTTTGCTACCAGTAAAGGTTACTGGAAGGACCCCTATATCCAGTATTTTGCAAGATCTGTAGGGGAGCGGAAGGCACCTGAAATCAATAGAG GTTACTATGCCCGCGTTCAAGGGGTTAACCATCTCCTTGACGCATTTATAAGAAAAACAGAGTGTGACTGTCAAGTAATCAACCTGGGTGCTGGACTGGACACTACGTTTTGGAGACTTAAG gaTGAAAACCTCATGCCACGGAAGTTCTTTGAAGTTGACTTTCCAACAGTTGTGGCCAGGAAAATACACAATATCAA GACAAAACCGCCTCTGTCCAAACCCCTCATCGAAACCCACTCAACAGACTCCTTACTACTAg ATGCCCACAGCCTTGACTCAGACCGTTACTGTATTATTGGAGCGGACCTCAGAGACATCTCTAGCTTGGATGAAAAACTGAAGAAGTTCCAGCTGAATCCAGA ATTACCTACACTGCTCCTGTCAGAGTGTGTTCTGGTCTACATGACGCCCTCCCAGTCCTCCAATGTAGTTCACTGGGCTGCAGAGACCTTCCACACCGCCATGTTCATCAACTACGAACAG GTGAACATGAGTGATCGATTTGGCCAGGTGATGATCGAGAACCTGCAGCGTCGCCAGTGCACCCTGGCAGGAGTGGAGGCCTGCCAGTCGCTGGACTCTCAG AAGGAACGGTTTCTTAAGACAGGCTGGGAGCATGCTGACGCTCTGGACATGATGACGGTTTACAGTATGCTGCCCCAGGAGGATGTGGGAAG AATCGAGCGTCTGGAGTTTCTGGATGAGAGGgagctgctgcaacaacttCTTCAACACTACAGCATCTGCTGGGCCACCAAGGACAAACTCAACCTGG GTCTGTCGC